The following DNA comes from Cololabis saira isolate AMF1-May2022 chromosome 7, fColSai1.1, whole genome shotgun sequence.
gatgctgtcccccctcatcccccctcaactccagtacttcTGCTGGAGTCTCTGACTGGTCGTCCTCCCAGCGGGTGCTCAGGTGGACCGGGCATCTCTGCGACTCCACTCAGCTTCTCGTGGAGGAACGTAGTCCTCGGAGAGCCGCCTCGGCGCTGCCAGCATCTCCACGCGGACACTTGCCGTGGCTTTCTTCGCTGTACCAGAAACCTGATCAGATTTCAGAAACGTTGTAAAGTTTTAGTGCTAACTGCTCTTAAAAAGCAGAAAATGTGACACATATTCAACCGCAGCAGTTCCTCTGTCCTCCAAAGGGTTTTTGATTCgtcaaaatataaagaaaacagTGAAAACTTACTACAAGTGCAGGATTCACCAACAGTTTCACATTTAATGATCATATAAAAAGTAGTTGCATGGTGTTGGTGGTGGTTCATCTAAATGGTTACAGTATTTTATGACATGATGACATTAGTTAGTGGGTCTTACGGTCCAGACGGGCTCCTCGGGGCGACCCAGCTGGCAGCAGATGTTGCTCTCCTTCAGTCTGGGCAGCGACAGCCGGACGAGTCTCTGAGAGACTCGAGCAGCTCGTGAAGCTGAAGACACGCTGGACGAAGCACTCTAGGAACAAAGAGATGGAGAAACTTGGAGTCTCTTCATGTTTGTGGATCTGTCAATATGAGGCCACGACAATTAACCCTTGTAgagtcttcgggtcaaaatgacctaattctcctgttccttctttcctcctgctctctccttccttccttccttccttccttccttccttccttccttccttccttccttccttccttccttccttccttccttccttccttccttccttccttccttccttctttccttccttccttccttcctttcttccctccttccttccttccttccttccttccttccttccttccttccttccttccttccttccttccttccttccttccttccttccttcctttcttcNNNNNNNNNNNNNNNNNNNNNNNNNNNNNNNNNNNNNNNNNNNNNNNNNNNNNNNNNNNNNNNNNNNNNNNNNNNNNNNNNNNNNNNNNNNNNNNNNNNNNNNNNNNNNNNNNNNNNNNNNNNNNNNNNNNNNNNNNNNNNNNNNNNNNNNNNNNNNNNNNNNNNNNNNNNNNNNNNNNNNNNNNNNNNNNNNNNNNNNNNNNNNNNNNNNNNNNNNNNNNNNNNNNNNNNNNNNNNNNNNNNNNNNNNNNNNNNNNNNNNNNNNNNNNNNNNNNNNNNNNNNNNNNNNNNNNNNNNNNNNNNNNNNNNNNNNNNNNNNNNNNNNNNNNNNNNNNNNNNNNNNNNNNNNNNNNNNNNNNNNNNNNNNNNNNNNNNNNNNNNNNNNNNNNNNNNNNNNNNNNNNNNNNNNNNNNNNNNNNNNNNNNNNNNNNNNNNNNNNNNNNNNNNNNNNNNNNNNNNNNNNNNNNNNNNNNNNNNNNNNNNNNNNNNNNNNNNNNNNNTAAGCCCCGACAAGGCCTTTACCCGGATTCCTGGGGGCAACTTCTCCTGGTTTTGGGTGTCGACAGCCGCACAATGTTTTCGTACTGCAGCGTCTTGGAGGAAGGATACTTGGTCTTCCTGAAGATGTTTGcctcctcctctttcctgcAGGAAAGTGGAAGCTATTACCACATCCATTATATGCTGTGTTTAGTGTCTGGGACAAAAGATCGTCTCAGAGAAGAgggaaggagaaggaggaggggaAGGGGGCGGGGGGCAGAACAATGGTTAACTGTCGCTCCTCAGTTGATTACAGATATATAAATGGAGGGTTGTCCGCATccacaaaaacatttcaaatttgcTCACTGTTTTATGAGTAAGATCCCGTGACTGAGTCACAATAAAAGTCTGCTGATGGTCTTTAATTTTCTTGtcatcaataaatcatttaaaaaccataacaaaacaaacatacaaaataaaagtcctGCTGTTGAATAGCAGTATTGAGACATGCTGAAAGAAGAACTAACATGGTGTTGGCTGGGGGGGGTTCATGATGTTCATGACGTCACCCTTTTGTGGTCAGTCACCAAAAACCAATGAGTCTTTCCAAGTACGATCCTCTGCAAGAGCAACCCAATTATATTGTCTGTGCTACAAATATGATTCTCTCAAATGTCTTGAGTgtactttaaaataaaaaggaggaggggggggtgtTAGGCAGAAAGTTTTCATATTTAAGATGAGCAAATTTTAGTGCATGAACCACTTTAGAAGTTGGATCGCCTCTAATTCAACAACCAAGACTGAAATTTTCTTACTTTTATAaagtcattttcaaaataaatgatacAAATATCGACTCAAATGTGCATATTTGCTACATTTCTCGATTGCACAAGTCTGCACAAGTTTTAGAAACATGTGATGGATGTTTTTCCCACGTGGTAATCCAGAaataggtttaaaaaaaaaaaactgatgccACACAGAGTCTTAATTTcacatttaaattaaatgcaaatTTAAAAAGTACCAATCCTATACTCTAAAATCATCCGTTTGATTGATATCAGTTCCCTACTCACATAATATTGGAAAATAACCCAGCCAGAACAGAAGTACAGTGTTTTTGCCAGAATAATAAGATCCAGATGCAGGATACATTTGATAAAGTGTACATTTAATACCCCGGCTGGAAAAGAGCCAGTTCACACACGTATCCAGAAGCCTGAATCTAGCGTTTCCTCGCAGCTTGAGCAGCTTCCAGTCATACCAGCGGGTGGCTGCGGTCATCTTCAGTTACACTCAATTATTGTCATTACTTCAGTGAGCTGCACTTCCTGCTTGGATCTCTGATCAAATTACGGTGAACATTGCTGTGCATTGCATCCGACAGCTGAGGCAGGGAAGCTAAATAATCAGTGTAAAAATAAAAGCGTCTCCGGCTGCAACTGCCATCACGTCTTCCCGTCCACTAATTGAGCCCCGACAGCTCTCGGAGGGACTGGTACTGATCAGGATGCAACTGGCTTCGGTCCTAAACATCACTTTGCAGAATCCTAAAGTGACTCTCTGCAAATGAAACATGTCGAAGCAGCACAACATAAAAGGCTTGTGTACATTCATTTAGAGCTCAGCATAAACATCTCTCCCGCTCATGCTTTTTTGATAGAGTCATCAATAATGTTTGAGGTGTAGTGCCGGCTCCACTTACCTCTGGTGGTCCTCCCTTGCTGAGAAGTCTCTTTTGTGCTTGGCTAGGTATTGGATTCTTGCGCTTGGAGCAGCTCCGAGCGCTGAAGCGGAGATGAGCCATATTGGCTCCTGGTTCCCCCAGCTCGGTTTCACGCTGATCAATAAAAGGCATGGACATTTTCCAAGAAAGAGACGTGCTGATGAAAATGTGGTGTCAGCAGGgcaatattcaaataaataaactctACTTTCAATCAGCTTTGACCTTTGGGTTAGTTTATCATTGTTTTATCCTTCTGAGCACACGTTTAATGCGCCAAACATCTGTCTTTAATTACATCATTTAGAGAAAACTCCACTCAAAAAAGGAAACCACACCGGCTCCTGGATTCTTGGAGTGACTTTCATGCTGGATGAATGAACATACATGGAATCTCATGCAGCGGGAACAAAACTAGTAACACAATGCTGGAGACTCAAGGCCTCAGACGTGGACATGGGAAGGGTTTTGTATGAGGAGGGTTTGTCAGATAGAGAAGGAGAAAGGGAGAGTTTGCTTTACTGAGCGACTCACCGCGGAGAGACTGTTTTTGAGGTTTTTTGCCGGGCCAGCTCCAAGATTCTGCCAAATAACATTCACAAAACATCACAAATCACCATTAAATATGCCTGTTTTTCAGGGAATCTGGACAGAGAGAGACTGTGCAATCACATGGCgggttttctgtttctgatCTGGTTgggtaatttattattattttttttccccccttcaaGCCTTGAAAGCAGAACATGAAATTAAATTTTGATTCCCAACTCTAAACCTCAAAGCAGCCACTAATCAAACTCCCAGACACAACCGGCAGTTTATTGGTAAATCCTACATTTTTAAGTCTGTTTTCATTGACTTTATAAGAGACCATTTTGTTTCAATATAACAGAATGTTGCATGAGTGGTTTCAAGATCATAATCATATTCTTGAATATGATTTCAAAACCTTGACTGTCATGTTACTTTTAACTGTTTAATAATCTAAAAAAGTATACAAGTAATAAAGTGTTGAGAACCTCATTTTAGTTAATTTGGCATTTCTAAACCAAAACACTGGCTTTCTGGTCATAAAAATATCTATCATTTTTAAACCTTCTCTTTTCAAAATGTAGCAGCTCCAAATGGCAGAAGGATGTCAGTATTGTACAATCAAAAACTTAAATTCCAAGACTTCAGGCATCATCTTGTCTCTCACCTGAAGAAAGCTGTTTTACACTGAAATGTTATCCGCGAAAAGTACACGTATTTTCACATGAAATGTGGCCCAGTGGCCTAATGGATAAGGCATCAGCTTCCGGAGCTGGGGATTGTGGGTTCAAGTCCCACCTGGGTTACAGGAGTTACAGTATTAAAAATAACCATTTGTCAATGATTGCTTGATGGTACTCATTTAACCACAGCATACTGCTATCATTACTCTAAATAACATTCTTTGTTCTGAACCAATCTCATCAGGAAAAACCTGTTCATGCCATTGCTTCTCCACAGGAGTGCCCCAAGGCTCAGTGCTTGGCCCCCTTCGCTTTATATACACCGACTCACATTAATCTGCTCACGTGGCTTCTCATGTCGCTGTTACGTAGATTATATGCATCTATTCAGGTGACCCCACGGACTCTTCACAAATGTCACTTGTCAAATGTCAATCAACCACAGCATCAACATAAATATTGCCTCTACTGCCATTGCTCCTGCCAGGTTAGAAAGAATCTGGGTGTCACGATTGATGACCCGTTATCCTTCTCTGACCACATTGCTTCTGTATCCCGGTCTTGCTTCTTTATGCTTTAGAAAAATCAGGAATTACCCGACTCAACTCGCGGTACCGGCTCTGGTTACATGCCGTCTCGAGTACTAGAATGCCCTCCGAACTGGCTTACCAGCTTTctcaataaaacatcaaaaacCATTCCACGTTTTAATTGCACTCATTTAGTAACATTTCTAAACCAAAACACTGAGTTTGTGGTCatagaaatatcaaatttttaaaGCTTCTCTTTCAAAATTTAGCAGCTCCAAATGGCCAAAGGATGTCAGTATTGTACAATCGAACACTTAAATTCCCAGACTTCAGGCATCATCTTGTCACTcacatgaataaagtttttttatacTGAAATGTTAGCCGCGAAAAGTCCACGTATTTTCACATGAAATGTGGCCCAGTGGCCTAATGGATAAGGCATCAGCCTCCGGAGCTGGGGATTGTGGGTTCAAGTCCCACCTGGGTTACAGGAGTTACAGTATTAAAAATAACCATTTGTCAATGATTGCTTGATGGTACTCATTTAACCACAGCATACTGCTATCATTACTCTAAATAACATTCTTTGTTCTGAACCAATCTCATCAGGAAAAACCTGTTCATGCCATTGCTTCTCCACAGGAGTGCCCCAAGGCTCAGTGCTTGGCCCCCTTCGCTTTATATACACCGACTCACATTAATCTGCTCACGTGGCTTCTCATGTCGCTGTTACGTAGATTATATGCATCTATTCAGGTGACCCCACGGACTCTTCACAAATGTCACTTGTCAAATGTCAATCAACCACAGCATCAACATAAATATTGCCTCTACTGCCATTGCTTCTGCCAGGTTAGAAAGAATCTGGGTGTCACGATTGATGATCCGTTATCCTTCTCTGACCACATTGCTTCTGTATCCCGGTCTTGCTTCTTTATGCTTTAGAAAAATCAGGAATTACCCAACTCAACTCGCGGTACCGGCTCTGGTTACATGCCGTCTCGAGTACTAGAATGCCCTCCCAGCTGGCTTACCAGCTTTctcaataaaacatcaaaaacCGTTCCATGTTTTAATTGCACTAATTTAGTAACATTTCTAAACCAAAACACTGAGTTTGTGGTCataaaaatatcacatttttaaagCTTCTCTTTTCAAAATTTAGCAGCTCCAAATGGCAGAACGATGTCAGTATTGTACAATCGAACACTTACATTCCCAGACTTCAGGCATCATCTTGTCACTcacatgaataaagttgttttATACTGAAATGTTAGCCGCGAAAAGTCCACATATTTTCACAAGAAATGTTGCCCAGTGGCCTAATGGATAAGGCATCAGCCTCCGGAGCTGGGGATTGTGGGTTCAAGTCCCACCTGGGTTACAATATTACAAATAACCATTTGTCAATGATTGCTTGATGGTTCTCATTTAACCTCAGCATACTGCTATCATTACTCTAAATAACATTCTTTGTTCTGAACCAATCTCATCAGGAAAAACCTGTTCATGCCATTGCTTCTCCACAGGAGTGCCCCAAGGCTCAGTGCTTGGCCCCCTTCGCTTTATATACACCGACTCACATTAATCTGCTCACGTGGCTTCTCATGTCGCTGTTACGTAGATTATATGCATCTATTCAGGTGACCCCACGGACTCTTCACAAATGTCACTTGTCAAATGTCAATCAACCACAGCATCAACATAAATATTGCCGAATcttaatctgccgaagttacatcaggaacaggttacgaatttagactcactgctctcaataggagaactccatgaagctcttcaacatatgcccaataataaagctccgggcccagatggtttcccagctgaattttacaaggaattctggagcatattagcaccaacattttataaaatgattctaaatgctagggagaataaaagcttacccttaaatatgaactctgctaatattagtcttttattaaaaccggacaaggatcccttgctcccatcgagctaccgcccaatttcattgataaatgtagaccttaaaataattagcaaggccattactgaacgtctgaaaagagtcaccccttctattatacatccggatcaaacaggcttcattaaaggtagacattcgtctactaatattcgcagattattaaatattatagactattcgagtatcaataaacaggagactactattatatccttagacgcggaaaaagcatttgataaggtaaattggaagtttctattggcaactttgcataaatttggatttggcgaatctttcattgactggataaaaatattatacagctctcccaaggcacgtgtaaggacaaatgatcaaatctctacaagttttaccttgcaaagaggcactagacagggttgccctctctctccctcattatttgcaatatttattgaacctttagcagcagctattagacaaaatcaaaatattaaaggtatacaatgtaaaatattagagcacaaaataagtctttatgcggatgacatactcctcttcctccagaactcacgatcttcactatcacagacaattgcacttatagagggattttcatctctgtctgattattctattaattggtctaaatccactgttttgtgtgttaactgcaattttaggaatataacaaatactcaattacaatcagggaacattagatatttaggcataaacatctcccctaggctgtcagagttaataaaattaaatcatgttcagcttataaagaaaatagaagatgatctttccagatggagctctctccccatttcgctcatgggtagaatagccaccattaaaatgatggttttaccaaaagtaaaatattttttctcaatgataccatgcaaaccccctctttcctggtttaaatcgttggactcatatgtatcaaaatttctgtggaaaaataaaactccacgtattagtttaaagacattgcaaaaatccaaagaatatggaggtttagaattacctaattttcagtattacttcatagccagtaagttacagtatattgtaaaatggtcaaaagatcatcctttagatagtcaatggctggactcagagcacgtgttttgtaatgaactagaaatctcagagttaccatttattagtcaaagtatcaaacgtcatcaatgtctcaaaagcattaatattagcacaactttatcagcttggtgggaatttcttaaaatagctaaaatttcactttttccatgtgaccgtacacccatatggaacaacccagacatcgtgaaaaatgataaaaagatggttaacttcgttcaatggagagatcaaggaatacggtacttacagcacgtaattgtaggaggacagtttgtacctttcaatacacttattgttcaatacggagttagcaggaatacatttttagagtatcaacaacttaaggcaataataaataaaacatacaaaattagccaattagatttacaacttcccgctaagataatagatttattgaatctaagcactttaaagttgttatcaaaactctacaggttagtgtctaaactggacgattcagtctctctcccgatctctaagtgggaggcggatctctctcttaataccgaccagttttcttggtcacaaatatgcttaaatacgtttactatgactaaaaacccaaacctacaacttatacagtacaaagttcttcatagaatacattatactggacaaaggatgttccagatgggctttgtcacctctaatatctgttcacagtgcacagagaacaccccagataattatatgcatgctttatggttctgtacaccggtacagaggttctggaaggagatttgtgaggatttatccacatggatcaaccacagaatcccagtgtgccccacggtatgtatattaggtcacctgggagacactcaaatagatcctaattggacacaccgggttctcactgccttatgtatcgcaaagaaaaccattctagtaaattggaaacaaaaatccagtttatgtatcaaccattttaggaatcttttatcagatcatattagtagtgagataatgtctgcctccactgaacaacattcggctgaattgcactctctgtggtccccgtttattggcttcgttacctagtgggggcgggggggtggtgatctcgtagcccttggggttgggggtcggcttggggggtctggggcgcgggcctctggtggcccctggggggcggtggggggggccgcggggccctgtccctagccggtgggggccttgggggcctgtggggggagttacctcatggcggtggggtggggtggctggggagggctcgggcggggggctgtggctggggcgtctccgggcctcccggggggggcggggccgtggacgtgggggtcccacccggagggcccggccctgcctgggtggggggtggctgtctgcgctgggggggcattgctgccttggtcctccgtcgctgggcgggggccaagtgcccctgcggatgtggggactccgggacccttggggtgtccgccggggtggcctcggggggggggggtggggccgggtccggggagcgggcctcccctgaccggggggtgcacgggcgggcgcggcggcggggtggcaccctTCCCAGGTAtctaccgtagatgaccaaatagtcgcccgcgcgcaaatacgcgcctgtgctctaattgccgccgggggtccgagcccatttggcataataaacgccggttcaattaaacgcccgggcgactaccggtaataagGTACCAGTACGTAAACAAAGAAGAAGAGAGAGGCCGCGGAAAACATAAAAGGAGGGAAGCGCACGCGATCCAGAGATCAACACAAGAACATGGAGCAAAACGAGCAGGTGTTAGAGGAGAGACaagaggagagggggggggatgttagaaagaagaaaaagagacactTTGACATGAAATTCAAGTTAGCAGTTGTGACATATGCAGAGCAGAATTCTGGAGAGGCGGCGGCCAGAAAATTTGATGTGGATCCGAAACGTGTCCGTGaatggagacaaaaaaaaagtgagctGGCTGCGCAAGCGGTGGTTGATGGCAAGCGGGCTCGCTTGTCAGGTGGAGGGAGGAAGAAAGTTAGTAAGGAACTTGAGGCTAACCTGTGTCGGTGGATACACCACACTCGTGGACGAGACCTGCGAGTCTCACGCAAGATGATCCGTGTCAAAGCCAAGGAGTTGTATGCGTCCGCGACTGACAGGAGAGATGGGGATGTGTTCAAAGCAACGACCGGATGGCTTCGTCGGTTCCTCAAACGCAATAATTTTACTCTCAGGAGGAGAACAACTGTCGCTCAGAAGGACGCTCCCGTCCAAAAGCTGGTCAACTTTATTGTTTTCACCACTCGCCAGACACAGAGCAAGAAGATACAAAGTAAGAATATCATCGCCATGGACGAGACAGCTGTGTGGTTTGACATGGTGGGCAGCAGTACAATAAATGAGAGAGGGGCTCGCACTGTCACGCTGAAGACCACCGGGCACGAAAAGGCGCGCGTCACGGTGGCCCTGGCAGCCAAAGCAGATGGGACAAAGCTTAAGCCTTTCATCGTCTTCAAAGGAGCCATCCGCGATGTAAAGGCCATGCAAAATATCCCTGGAGCCGTCATAACTTCCTCCATGAATGGGTGGTTCAATGACGACCTGACAGCTGAATGGCTCCAGAAGGTGGTGGGTAAATTCAGCTTCGGACCAAGGCTGCTGGCATGGGATTCATACCGCTGCCATATCAGCGCGGCCACGAAGACAGCGCTGAGAGGGTACAAGCTTACCATGGCAGTAATACCAGGAGGTTGCACTAAGTACATTCAGGCCCCTGACGTGGTATGGAACGCCCCCTTCAAAGCGCACCTCCGCGACTTTTATGACAGCTGGATGGCAGGTGATAGCGACAAGACTTACACCAAGTCAGGGAACCTCAGAGCCCCCTCTCGCCGCCTTCTGGTCGACTGGGTCCTGAGAGCCTGGGACGCTCTGGATAAGGACACTTTGATCAACTCATTCAAGGTaatgcgcgcgtgtgtgcgtcTCGGTGCGTCCGTGTGTGCGTCCAGGCGCGTCCGTGTGTGCGTCTCGGTGCGTCCGTGTGTGCGTCCAGGCGTGTGTATGTGTTGACTGTGTGCTGATTGCTGTTTATTGGTATCCCAGGTGTGTGGGCTGACGGTGGCGGCTGATGGAAGTGAAGATGATGCGATTCATTGCTTCAGGGAAGGACAGCCATGCCAGCCAGGGAGAGAGCTACTAGTGAGGGCCAGAGAGCAGGCTGCTGTGgcagctgaggaagaggaggagagcgaTGAGGATCAGCAGTTCCTCAATGAGCATGTGATTGAGGACGATGATTATGAGGGGGATGAAGAGGAGGGgttggagcaggaggaggaaggggggggagaggagggggtggaggatgaggatgatgatgagtggAGTTAGGCCTATTGCTGTGCTGTTTTGATGGTGATGAGGTCGTTTTTTACTGGTACCATAATTGTATTTGCACTGTTTTATTTACCAAAAAcatgaactttgttttatttcaaaggtAGAgtgcctgatttatttttattaccagtgtattgtgttttatttcaatTGTTGCTGGTACACTTTTGACCTACAGTACTTGTATTTTACAATTTGTTGTTtggatggtggtggtggagTTGCTCATGCTTACCTGGTAGTTAAGTTGTGTTACAGTTTGTATGGTAACACagttgtgttgtgtacagtgtgtacaattttagttccagtggtactatggtgatatgttctttgtaagtaatggtctggtgctgctcattgcaaaaataaattgtagcctgttgcaaatacccgcctggttcttataaacgcctggggtccaagtggatttagcatattaaacgcccgggctactaaatggtcatctacggtatgtcttatgttgtcagtatgaatgggaggatgttggaccgtttccccctccgtctgggggctccggcggcgccgggggcgcccttggaggtacggtggggcccttgcccggctcggggggccggcccccgtctactggacggccggtggggggacgcgggtgtcttatcagggccggctttgctggtcctgcttcctggtttcggcctccgctccccctcttgcccccactacacgattcatacgcacataggcgaaaggcggggggtccgggtcgtggggggcactgtcccgcggggcctggcactccccgcctcacggttttaacagcaaaatagacactgcacattcaacactttggcattaatcacatgcactcaacacaaggggtgggagggggtcccacatcacccgcgttccctcaccggcctgggcctgggacgggtgggtcgggttacccgggcctggcggggcccgccgtgcagcctggggtgccttctggcggtgctggaccctcccggggagggggaaacggtgcgtgattgtatgtctgtgtcggtgagaatgcggtatggaagggtcctgccatggaggatttgagcctccattggcaggacatcaaaaacgtaataatttatcaatattatattatacaaagatggttattattattattattattagtattattattattattattattattattattattattattattattattatgtatagtatattatattattattagtataggtatcggataggtgaatggatgaatgaatgggatgcctgggtctggggccctccgttgtcgggcctgcgcgggtgtcgccttgttggggggttgcctctctccgggcccgtctccggtcccccccgctgcctctacggcggggcgcccctctggtcttggagggccactttcgtgggggacgggtgcgcctgcccgcgtcggcggccggggcggctctgtctctccgggcaggctggccccctgccgggtgggggtcgttggcctgaagggtgagggcctcctggccgcgtgtccggcccggaccgggtggccggggattgcctgggtcgcggtccgccgccgcgggatccctggctgcttctttccgcgcctcGGCcaccgccgggtggggggggggcctcgcaggcggtgggttgcctccctcctacttctcccctctgtggggttgccggtggcctgggttccgggctcttccttgtcggcctctggtctcgcgggtggcggggttgctcccccccctcccccactatagatacacttcaggtggagctttgtttggtttattacacacacacacacacacacacacacacacacacacacacacacacacacatacacacatatagtcatttagtcacatgcatacacacacacacacacacacacacacacacacacacacacacacacacacacacacacacacatgcatgatcatatacatacacacacacacacatagacatacacactggcttgttcacctgcatgctggctctctagtttttgggtttaggtagcggtagcgatagcttagctcagactgcgatcagatctcaagatttaggtcgattgctgttcgtgttttggctCCGTGCTgatttcgtgctttgtttgtggttttttgttgcagatttccagtgcttgacgtgtgtctccgtgtgttcctgcttcctggattggcagtggatgtcgtcaccccccccccccaaaaaaaaaaaaaaaaaaaaaaacactgggtttgtatgtgtatatttatgtatgtgtacgcatatgtgtgcgtatatatatgtatatattacatatagtaataatgcacatatatacacttttggtttctaccgtc
Coding sequences within:
- the LOC133447760 gene encoding sperm microtubule associated protein 2-like, which gives rise to MAHLRFSARSCSKRKNPIPSQAQKRLLSKGGPPEERGGGKHLQEDQVSFLQDAAVRKHCAAVDTQNQEKLPPGIRSASSSVSSASRAARVSQRLVRLSLPRLKESNICCQLGRPEEPVWTVSGTAKKATASVRVEMLAAPRRLSEDYVPPREAEWSRRDARST